GGAACATGCTCGGCTAATCAAACCTGCGGCCCGCCGGACGTCCGGCGGGCCGCTTCGTCAAGGAGGACGCATGTCTTCTTCCGATATCGATGAAAAAAGTGGCCTTCAGGCCGAGGCGACGGATCCCGGAAAAATCTTCGGGGAAATCATCAATCGTTTCGGCAAGGTCCTGGCCTGGCAGGACAAGGCCAAGGATGAACTGGAAGGCCCATCCACGGGCATCGAGGCCTATGACGAGAACCGTTTCTTCTCGGGCGAGCCCCTGGTGGCCCTTGTCGACCAGGCCAGGTTCGTCTCTGATTTCATCGCCTCCGCCAGAACAATCTGGCCGTTGATGTCCACGGTCTTCCCCCCCCAGGCCGAAACCCTCTCCCTTCTGGCCGACAGACTTGAACACGACCTCCCGTGGGTCGAGTCCTGCGTAACCGCCGTGGCCCACGGCCATGCCGATGTGCTGGAAGAGGCCTCCTGCCGGGCGGGCGTGCTCCCGGGCGCCTTGCTCCTGGCCCTGCGCTCGGCCTGGTCTCCGGTTGTTTCCGCCCACCGGGTCACCCTTCTCGCCGGAATCGCCACCGATCTGTGGAACAGATCCTATTGTCCGGTCTGTGGTTCCGAACCCGACATGTCCACCCTGGAATGCCATCCCGAAGCTTCCGATTTTCTGATTTCCAAAAGCGGCCAGCTTTGGCATCATTGTCCGGTCTGCGATCACCGCTGGCGGTACCAACGAATGACCTGTCCCGTCTGCGAAAATCAGGACCATGAAAGCCTGTGGAAATTCACCGTGGCGGACAGACCCCGAGAATACATCTACGCCTGCGACAAATGCCGGCGGTACCTGCCCTGCCTTGACATGAGCGAAGACCAGGGCCGGATAGAATTTCGAAAGGCAGCCCTTGGGCTCGTCCATCTGGACGCCATCGCCCAGAACAGAGGGTATTCGCCTGTGTCCACGGCCCCGTGGACGGCCTTGGGAATGACCGAATCCATCCCTGGCCCTTCCTGAGTTTTGATTCGACCCTCCCTCCCTGAAGGGCCGCCGGTTCGGTCAATCCTCCGGCGGCCCTTCGCTTTTTCCCACCCGCGGCACAAAGGCACACAAGGCTTGGGCCAGTCGGGGGATGATGCCCGTCTCTCCGGCATTGAACCGGAATTCGCTTTCCTTCAGGTAGAGTGGGAAATGCGAGGCTGAAACCCCTCTCAGACGACGCAATCGCTGACTGGTCGCTTTCCAGAACGGCGAAGAGTCCACCGGAAGATGATGGTCCTCATGTCTGACGCCATGTTCGGACCACAGGGCCGGGCCGCATGAAACCAGGGCGCAATATTGCTTGAAGGGAGCCGTGTAGACGATTTGTCCAATGCTTGCGGTCTTGAGTCGAAAATTGATCTTGAAATGGATCAGATTCTCGGCCGTCAGGTTGGGCAGAATGTCGCAGAACACGATTCCACCGACTTCGATAATCCCGAACACCGGAGAATTGACCATCTCCCTGGTCGGCATCGGACTCCCCGGGCCGGGCCAGATGCCCGCGTCATAGAGGCTTGGCGCGTCCAATGCCTTGGCCACAATGGCCCGTCTGACCCTGTCGACCGCCTTGCGGATTGTGGCGTAACCTACTCCCATCTCCACGGCGATGGTCGCCGGCGAGACCTCCAAGACAAAGAGCTTGAGGAACCAAAGCCATTGCCGTGACGTCAGCCCGCCCTTGGATATGAAACGACGGCTGAAGTCGTGAAAAATATAGCCGCAACGTGCACACTTCCTTCTGCCGTCGGCCAGTCGATAAAGTTTCCGGTTCAGACAATCAGGGCAGAACCGCCCGCGTTTCCCCCAGCAAAATCCAAGCAGGTATCTGAAGGCTGATTTTTCAGAAAAAGCCAATGAATTTAAAGAAATAATGTCCATATTTTTAAATCTGAGGTTCAAAAACAGAATTTGTTCGGAAAAGCCGTTGATTGCCGAAAGCATTCTGCCCCACACCTATATGTCAATCAAGGCATAATTGGCCGACCAATACCGACCGATGGCCTCGCGTTGAGCCGCTTGGAATCGATAAATCGTCTTGAATG
This genomic interval from Deltaproteobacteria bacterium contains the following:
- a CDS encoding transposase; this translates as MLSAINGFSEQILFLNLRFKNMDIISLNSLAFSEKSAFRYLLGFCWGKRGRFCPDCLNRKLYRLADGRRKCARCGYIFHDFSRRFISKGGLTSRQWLWFLKLFVLEVSPATIAVEMGVGYATIRKAVDRVRRAIVAKALDAPSLYDAGIWPGPGSPMPTREMVNSPVFGIIEVGGIVFCDILPNLTAENLIHFKINFRLKTASIGQIVYTAPFKQYCALVSCGPALWSEHGVRHEDHHLPVDSSPFWKATSQRLRRLRGVSASHFPLYLKESEFRFNAGETGIIPRLAQALCAFVPRVGKSEGPPED
- the fdhE gene encoding formate dehydrogenase accessory protein FdhE; translated protein: MSSSDIDEKSGLQAEATDPGKIFGEIINRFGKVLAWQDKAKDELEGPSTGIEAYDENRFFSGEPLVALVDQARFVSDFIASARTIWPLMSTVFPPQAETLSLLADRLEHDLPWVESCVTAVAHGHADVLEEASCRAGVLPGALLLALRSAWSPVVSAHRVTLLAGIATDLWNRSYCPVCGSEPDMSTLECHPEASDFLISKSGQLWHHCPVCDHRWRYQRMTCPVCENQDHESLWKFTVADRPREYIYACDKCRRYLPCLDMSEDQGRIEFRKAALGLVHLDAIAQNRGYSPVSTAPWTALGMTESIPGPS